The following proteins are co-located in the Microcebus murinus isolate Inina chromosome 21, M.murinus_Inina_mat1.0, whole genome shotgun sequence genome:
- the LOC142863083 gene encoding protocadherin alpha-5 yields MVYSQRGSPQSRRLLLWLLLAAWGTGSGQLRYSVPEEAKHGTFVGRIAQDLGLELAELVPRLFRVASKDRGDLLEVNLQNGILFVNSRIDREELCGRSAECSIHLEVIVDRPLQVFHVEVEVKDINDNPPRFSREEQKLFILESRMPDSRFPVEGASDLDIGANAELRYKLNPNEYFDLDVKTNEEKTKFLELVLKKSLDREETEEHRLLLIAVDGGKPELTGTVQLLINVLDANDNAPEFDKSIYNVRLLENTPSGTLVIKLNASDADEGINKEIVYFFSNLVSDDVKSKFTINSNSGEIKVKGELDYEDCNLYEINIDAVDRSAFPLTGHCKIIVKLLDVNDNIPEMAVTSLFLPVKEDAPTSTVIALVSVSDLDSGANGQVTCSLTAHVPFKLVSTFKNYYSLVLDGALDRESISHYHLVVTARDGGSPSLWATASVSVEVADVNDNAPAFAQPEYTVFVKENNPPGCHIFTVSARDADAQENARVSYSLVERRVGERALSSYVSVHAESGKVYALQPLDHEELELLRFQVSARDAGVPPLGSNVTLQVFVLDENDNAPALLAPRAGSTFGAVTEVVSRMVGAGHVVAKVRAVDADSGYNAWLSYELEPAAGSARSPFRVGLYTGEISTTRALDEADAPRQRLLVLVRDHGEPALTATATVLVSLVESSQAPKASSRALAGAVGPEAALVDVNVYLIIAICAVSSLLVLTLLLYTALRCSAPPSEGECGPGQPRLVCSSAAGSGSYSKQKQQRVCSGDGQPKTDLMAFSPSLPQGPTSTDTVSLISLIDTKRDTFSSISFAF; encoded by the coding sequence ATGGTATATTCCCAGAGAGGAAGTCCCCAATCCCGGCGCCTGCTGCTCTGGCTTCTCCTCGCAGCCTGGGGAACTGGGAGCGGCCAGCTCCGCTACTCGGTCCCCGAGGAGGCCAAGCACGGCACCTTCGTGGGCCGCATCGCGCAGgacctggggctggagctggcgGAGCTGGTGCCGCGCCTGTTCCGGGTGGCGTCCAAGGACCGCGGGGACCTTCTGGAGGTGAATCTGCAGAATGGCATTTTGTTTGTGAATTCTCGGATCGACCGGGAGGAGCTGTGCGGGCGGAGCGCGGAGTGCAGCATCCACCTGGAGGTGATCGTGGACAGGCCGCTGCAGGTGTTCCACGTGGAGGTGGAGGTGAAGGACATTAATGACAATCCTCCCAGGTTCTCCCGAGAAgaacaaaaattattcattttagagTCAAGAATGCCAGATTCGCGGTTCCCTGTAGAGGGCGCATCTGACTTGGATATCGGAGCAAATGCAGAATTAAGATATAAATTAAATCCTAACGAATATTTTGACTTGGATgttaaaacaaatgaagaaaagacgAAATTTTTAGAGCTAGTTTTGAAGAAATCCTTAGATAGGGAAGAAACCGAAGAACATCGTCTATTGCTGATTGCAGTTGATGGAGGAAAACCGGAACTAACAGGTACAGTTCAGTTGTTGATCAATGTATTGGATGCGAATGATAACGCCCCGGAATTTGATAAATCCATTTATAATGTGAGACTGTTGGAAAATACACCGAGTGGGACATTAGTTATTAAACTGAACGCCTCAGATGCAGATGAGGGCATTAATAAGGAAATAGTGTATTTCTTTAGTAATCTTGTTTCTGATGATGTAAAATCCAAATTTACAATCAATTCTAATAGCGgtgaaataaaagttaaaggaGAACTGGATTACGAAGACTGTAACTTATATGAAATTAATATTGATGCAGTGGATAGAAGTGCGTTCCCATTAACTGGGCACTGCAAAATAATAGTGAAACTTCTGGATGTGAATGACAATATCCCAGAGATGGCCGTAACCTCCCTTTTTCTGCCTGTCAAAGAGGATGCTCCAACAAGCACCGTCATCGCCCTGGTCAGCGTGTCTGACCTTGACTCTGGTGCCAACGGGCAGGTGACCTGCTCCCTAACGGCCCACGTGCCCTTCAAGCTTGTGTCCACCTTCAAGAATTACTACTCACTGGTGCTAGACGGCGCCCTGGACCGCGAGAGCATATCCCACTACCATTTGGTGGTGACGGCGCGGGACGGGGGCTCGCCTTCGCTGTGGGCCACCGCCAGCGTGTCCGTGGAGGTGGCCGACGTGAACGACAACGCGCCGGCCTTCGCGCAGCCCGAGTACACGGTGTTCGTGAAGGAGAACAACCCGCCGGGCTGCCACATCTTCACGGTGTCGGCGCGGGACGCGGACGCGCAGGAGAACGCGCGGGTGTCGTACTCGCTGGTGGAGCGGCGGGTGGGCGAGCGCGCGCTGTCGAGCTACGTGTCGGTGCACGCGGAGAGCGGCAAGGTGTACGCGCTGCAGCCGCTGGACCACgaggagctggagctgctgcGGTTCCAGGTGAGCGCGCGCGACGCGGGCGTGCCGCCTCTGGGCAGCAACGTGACGCTGCAGGTGTTCGTGCTGGATGAGAACGACAACGCGCCAGCGCTCCTGGCGCCTCGGGCTGGCAGCACGTTTGGCGCTGTGACCGAGGTGGTGTCGCGGATGGTGGGCGCGGGCCACGTGGTGGCGAAGGTGCGCGCGGTGGACGCGGACTCTGGCTACAACGCGTGGCTGTCGTATGAGCTGGAGCCAGCGGCGGGAAGCGCGCGCAGCCCGTTCCGCGTGGGGCTGTACACCGGCGAGATCAGCACGACGCGCGCCCTGGACGAGGCGGACGCGCCGCGCCAGCGCCTGCTGGTGCTGGTGAGGGACCACGGGGAGCCCGCGCTGACCGCCACGGCCACCGTGCTCGTGTCGCTGGTGGAGAGCAGTCAGGCTCCGAAAGCCTCTTCGCGGGCGTTGGCGGGCGCTGTGGGCCCGGAGGCGGCGCTGGTGGATGTCAACGTGTACCTGATCATCGCCATCTGCGCGGTGTCCAGCCTGCTGGTGCTCACGCTGCTGCTGTACACGGCGCTGCGGTGCTCGGCGCCGCCCAGCGAGGGCGAATGTGGGCCCGGCcagcccaggctggtgtgctCCAGCGCAGCCGGGAGCGGTTCTTACTCGAAACAGAAGCAGCAGAGGGTGTGTTCTGGGGACGGTCAGCCCAAGACCGACCTCATGGCTTTCAGCCCCAGCCTTCCTCAGGGTCCCACTTCCACAGACACTGTAAGTCTCATAAGTTTGATTGACACGAAACGTGACAcgttttcttcaatttcttttgctttttaa
- the LOC105862593 gene encoding protocadherin alpha-2 isoform X8, with translation MVSSMRRGLKAWIRRLSLLLITFWEAGSGQLHYSVPEEAKHGTFVGRIAQDLGLELAELVPRLFRVASKDRGDLLEVNLQNGILFVNSRIDREELCGRSAECSIHLEVIVDRPLQVFHVEVEVKDINDNPPVFPATAKTIRFHESRLLDSRFPLEGASDADIGVNALLSYKLSSSEFFFLDIQTNDELSQSLSLVLGKSLDREETAEVNLLLVATDGGKPELTGTVQILIKVLDVNDNEPTFSQSVYKVKLLENTANGTLVVKVNASDADEGSNSELVYSLSSDVSSTIQTKFKIDPRSGEIRTKGKLDYEEAKFYEIQVEATDKGNPPMADHCTVLVEILDVNDNVPELVIKSLSLPVLEDSPLGTVIALISVSDRDSGANGQVTCNLTTHVPFKLVSTFKNYYSLVLDSPLDRETVSVYDLVVTARDGGSPSLWATASVSVEVADVNDNAPAFAQPEYTVFVKENNPPGCHIFTVSARDADAQENARVSYSLVERRVGERALSSYVSVHAESGKVYALQPLDHEELELLRFQVSARDAGVPPLGSNVTLQVFVLDENDNAPALLAPRAGSTFGAVTEAVSRMVGAGHVVAKVRAVDADSGYNAWLSYELEPAAGSARSPFRVGLYTGEISTTRALDEADAPRQHLLVLVRDHGEPALTATATVLVSLVEGAQAPKASSRALAGAVGPEAALVDVNVYLIIAICAVSSLLVLTLLLYTALRCSAPPSEGACGPGKPRLVCSSAVGSWSHSQQRRQRVCSGEGPPKTDLMAFSPSLSPCPISKDREEQQDVDIDLHAKVSNFSLSFSKCLCFYSSMFPVLWTQVNIFICCIMCFIFRVF, from the exons ATGGTGTCTTCTATGAGAAGGGGCCTAAAGGCCTGGATTCGGCGGCTCTCGCTTCTGCTCATCACATTCTGGGAGGCGGGGAGCGGCCAGCTCCACTACTCGGTCCCCGAGGAGGCCAAGCACGGCACCTTCGTGGGCCGCATCGCGCAGgacctggggctggagctggcgGAGCTGGTGCCGCGCCTGTTCCGGGTGGCGTCCAAGGACCGCGGGGACCTTCTGGAGGTGAATCTGCAGAATGGCATTTTGTTTGTGAATTCTCGGATCGACCGGGAGGAGCTGTGCGGGCGGAGCGCGGAGTGCAGCATCCACCTGGAGGTGATCGTGGACAGGCCGCTGCAGGTGTTCCACGTGGAGGTGGAGGTGAAGGACATTAATGACAACCCGCCAGTATTTCCAGCGACCGCAAAGACCATCCGGTTTCACGAATCGAGGCTGCTTGACTCTCGGTTTCCTCTAGAGGGAGCATCTGATGCAGATATTGGAGTCAACGCTCTTCTCTCCTACAAGCTCAGCTCCAgtgagtttttctttcttgatataCAGACAAATGATGAACTAAGCCAGTCTTTGTCTCTCGTCCTGGGGAAATCTCTGGACAGAGAGGAAACTGCCGAGGTTAATTTGTTACTGGTGGCTACTGATGGGGGCAAACCTGAGCTCACAGGCACCGTTCAAATACTTATTAAGGTATTAGATGTGAATGACAACGAACCTACTTTTTCCCAATCAGTTTACAAAGTAAAATTGTTGGAGAATACCGCAAACGGGACGTTAGTAGTTAAAGTAAATGCTTCGGATGCAGATGAAGGATCAAACAGCGAGCTTGTGTATTCACTCAGTAGCGATGTGTCTTCCACTATACAGACCAAGTTCAAAATAGATCCCAGATCAGGGGAAATCAGAACTAAGGGAAAATTAGATTACGAAGAAGCAAAATTCTACGAAATTCAG GTAGAAGCGACGGATAAAGGAAATCCACCAATGGCAGATCATTGCACAGTTCTAGTGGAAATTCTGGACGTCAACGATAATGTACCAGAGTTGGTTATCAAATCACTATCATTACCAGTATTAGAAGACTCTCCACTGGGCACAGTCATCGCGCTGATCAGCGTGTCCGACCGCGATTCAGGTGCCAACGGACAGGTCACCTGCAACCTGACGACCCATGTCCCCTTCAAACTGGTGTCCACCTTCAAGAATTACTATTCGCTGGTGCTTGACAGCCCCCTGGACCGGGAGACTGTTTCCGTCTATGATCTGGTGGTGACGGCGCGGGACGGGGGCTCGCCTTCGCTGTGGGCCACCGCCAGCGTGTCCGTGGAGGTGGCCGACGTGAACGACAACGCGCCGGCCTTCGCGCAGCCCGAGTACACGGTGTTCGTGAAGGAGAACAACCCGCCGGGCTGCCACATCTTCACGGTGTCGGCGCGGGACGCGGACGCGCAGGAGAACGCGCGGGTGTCGTACTCGCTGGTGGAGCGGCGGGTGGGCGAGCGCGCGCTGTCGAGCTACGTGTCGGTGCACGCGGAGAGCGGCAAGGTGTACGCGCTGCAGCCGCTGGACCACgaggagctggagctgctgcGGTTCCAGGTGAGCGCGCGCGACGCGGGCGTGCCGCCTCTGGGCAGCAACGTGACGCTGCAGGTGTTCGTGCTTGATGAGAATGACAATGCGCCAGCGCTGCTGGCGCCTCGGGCTGGCAGCACGTTTGGCGCTGTGACCGAGGCGGTGTCTCGGATGGTGGGCGCGGGCCACGTGGTGGCGAAGGTGCGCGCGGTGGACGCGGACTCTGGCTACAACGCGTGGCTGTCGTATGAGCTGGAGCCAGCGGCGGGAAGCGCGCGCAGCCCGTTCCGCGTGGGGCTGTACACCGGCGAGATCAGCACGACGCGCGCCCTGGACGAGGCGGACGCGCCGCGCCAGCACCTGCTTGTGCTGGTGAGGGACCACGGGGAGCCCGCGCTGACCGCCACGGCCACCGTGCTCGTGTCGCTGGTGGAGGGCGCCCAGGCACCAAAGGCTTCTTCTCGGGCGTTGGCGGGCGCTGTGGGCCCGGAGGCGGCGCTGGTGGATGTCAACGTGTACCTGATCATCGCCATCTGCGCGGTGTCCAGCCTGCTGGTGCTCACGCTGCTGCTGTACACGGCGCTGCGGTGCTCGGCGCCGCCCAGCGAGGGCGCGTGCGGGCCGGGCAAGCCCAGGCTGGTGTGCTCCAGCGCGGTGGGGAGCTGGTCACACTCGCAGCAGAGGCGGCAGAGGGTGTGCTCTGGGGAGGGTCCGCCCAAGACCGACCTCATGGCTTTTAGCCCCAGCCTCTCACCCTGTCCAATTAGCAAAGACAGAGAGGAGCAACAGGATGTGGACATTGATCTCCACGCCAAAgtaagtaatttttctttatccttttcaaaatgtctttgtttttattcctcaATGTTTCCAGTCCTGTGGACACaagttaatattttcatatgctgCATTATGTGTTTCATATTTAGAGTTTTTTAG
- the LOC142863088 gene encoding protocadherin alpha-4, with protein MEFSWGSGQESRRLLLWLLLAAWEAGSGQLHYSVPEEAKHGTFVGRIAQDLGLELAELVPRLFRVASKSGMDLLEVNLQNGILFVNSRIDREELCGRSAECSIHLEVIVDRPLQVFHVEVEVKDINDNPPVFPATQKNLLVAESRPPDSRFPLEGASDADIGENALLTYRLSPNEYFSLEKPSDDERVKGLGLILRRSLDREETPEIFLVLTVTDGGKPELTGTVQLLITVLDANDNAPVFDRKLYKVKLPENVPNGTLVVKLNASDLDEGLNGDIIYSFSSDTSPNVKSKFYIDPVTGQIMVKGYIDFEESKSYEIIVEGIDKGQLPLSGHCRVIVEVEDNNDNVPDLEFKSLSLPIREDAPLGTVIALISVSDRDSGANGQVTCTLTSHVPFKLVSTFRNYYSLVLDSPLDRESVSSYDLVVTARDGGSPSLWATASVSVEVADVNDNAPAFAQPEYTVFVKENNPPGCHIFTVSARDADAQENARVSYSLVERRVGERALSSYVSVHAESGKVYALQPLDHEELELLRFQVSARDAGVPPLGSNVTLQVFVLDENDNAPALLVRRAGSAGGSVSELVSRSVGAGHVVAKVRAVDADSGYNAWLSYELQPAADGARSPFRVGLYTGEISTTRALDEVDAPRQRLLVLVKDHGEPALTATATVLLSLVESSQSPKASSRALAGAVGPEAALVDVNVYLIIAICAVSSLLVLTLLLYTALRCSAPPSEGACGPGKPRLVCSSAVGSWSHSQQRRQRVCSGEGPPKADLMAFSPSLPDSRDKEDQPQATGESLAKVSL; from the coding sequence ATGGAATTTTCCTGGGGAAGCGGCCAGGAATCCCGGCGCCTGCTGCTCTGGCTTCTCCTCGCAGCGTGGGAGGCGGGGAGCGGCCAGCTCCACTACTCGGTCCCCGAGGAGGCCAAGCACGGCACCTTCGTAGGCAGAATCGCGCAGgacctggggctggagctggcgGAGCTGGTGCCGCGCCTGTTCCGGGTGGCGTCCAAAAGCGGAATGGACCTTCTGGAGGTGAATCTGCAGAATGGCATTTTGTTTGTGAATTCTCGGATCGACCGGGAGGAGCTGTGCGGGCGGAGCGCGGAGTGCAGCATCCACCTGGAGGTGATCGTGGACAGGCCGCTGCAGGTGTTCCACGTGGAGGTGGAGGTGAAGGACATTAATGACAACCCGCCTGTGTTTCCAGCGACACAAAAGAATCTGTTAGTCGCGGAATCCAGGCCTCCCGACTCTCGGTTTCCACTAGAGGGCGCCTCGGATGCGGATATCGGGGAGAACGCCCTGCTCACTTACAGACTGAGCCCAAATGAATACTTTTCGCTGGAAAAACCATCCGACGATGAGAGGGTAAAAGGTCTTGGGCTTATACTAAGGAGGTCTTTAGACAGAGAAGAAACTCCAGAGATTTTTTTAGTGCTCACGGTCACTGATGGGGGCAAACCCGAACTGACTGGCACCGTTCAGTTACTCATCACGGTACTGGATGCCAATGACAATGCCCCAGTTTTCGACAGGAAACTCTACAAAGTGAAATTACCAGAAAATGTCCCTAATGGAACGTTGGTAGTTAAACTCAATGCCTCAGATTTAGACGAAGGCTTGAATGGggacattatttattcattctccagCGATACTTCACCGAACGTGAAATCCAAGTTCTACATAGATCCAGTTACTGGACAAATTATGGTAAAAGGATATATTGATTTTGAAGAAAGCAAATCCTATGAAATTATTGTAGAAGGCATTGATAAGGGACAGCTCCCACTGTCTGGCCATTGTAGAGTTATTGTGGAAGTAGAAGACAACAACGATAATGTCCCAGATTTGGAATTCAAGTCCCTATCACTTCCAATCAGAGAGGATGCTCCGCTGGGTACAGTTATTGCACTGATCAGCGTGTCCGACCGGGATTCAGGGGCCAACGGGCAGGTCACCTGCACCCTGACGTCTCATGTGCCCTTCAAACTGGTGTCCACCTTCAGGAATTACTATTCGCTGGTGCTTGACAGCCCCCTGGACCGTGAGAGCGTGTCGTCCTATGATCTGGTGGTGACGGCGCGGGACGGGGGCTCGCCTTCGCTGTGGGCCACCGCCAGCGTGTCCGTGGAGGTGGCCGACGTGAACGACAACGCGCCGGCCTTCGCGCAGCCCGAGTACACGGTGTTCGTGAAGGAGAACAACCCGCCGGGCTGCCACATCTTCACGGTGTCGGCGCGGGACGCGGACGCGCAGGAGAACGCGCGGGTGTCGTACTCGCTGGTGGAGCGGCGGGTGGGCGAGCGCGCGCTGTCGAGCTACGTGTCGGTGCACGCGGAGAGCGGCAAGGTGTACGCGCTGCAGCCGCTGGACCACgaggagctggagctgctgcGGTTCCAGGTGAGCGCGCGCGACGCGGGCGTGCCGCCTCTGGGCAGCAACGTGACGCTGCAGGTGTTCGTGCTGGATGAGAACGACAACGCGCCAGCGCTGCTGGTACGTCGGGCGGGCAGTGCTGGAGGCTCGGTGAGTGAGTTAGTGTCGCGGTCCGTGGGTGCTGGCCACGTGGTGGCGAAGGTGCGCGCGGTGGACGCCGATTCTGGTTACAACGCGTGGCTTTCATACGAGCTGCAACCGGCGGCTGACGGTGCGCGCAGCCCGTTCCGCGTGGGGCTGTACACCGGCGAGATCAGCACGACGCGCGCCCTGGACGAGGTTGATGCGCCGCGCCAGCGCCTGCTGGTGCTGGTGAAGGACCACGGGGAGCCCGCGCTGACCGCCACGGCCACCGTGCTCCTGTCGCTGGTGGAGAGCAGCCAGTCTCCCAAGGCCTCTTCGCGGGCGTTGGCGGGCGCTGTGGGCCCGGAGGCGGCGCTGGTGGATGTCAACGTGTACCTGATCATCGCCATCTGCGCGGTGTCCAGCCTGCTGGTGCTCACGCTGCTGCTGTACACGGCGCTGCGGTGCTCGGCGCCGCCCAGCGAGGGCGCGTGCGGGCCGGGCAAGCCCAGGCTGGTGTGCTCCAGCGCGGTGGGGAGCTGGTCACACTCGCAGCAGAGGCGGCAGAGGGTGTGCTCTGGGGAGGGTCCGCCCAAGGCCGACCTCATGGCCTTCAGCCCCAGTTTACCTGACTCTAGAGACAAAGAGGATCAACCGCAGGCAACTGGGGAATCCCTTGCAAAGGTTAGTTTATAA